The proteins below are encoded in one region of Dioscorea cayenensis subsp. rotundata cultivar TDr96_F1 chromosome 18, TDr96_F1_v2_PseudoChromosome.rev07_lg8_w22 25.fasta, whole genome shotgun sequence:
- the LOC120282718 gene encoding uncharacterized protein LOC120282718 has protein sequence MAGNTGNSSSSTTAPYFNGEGYNLWSLKMETLLLSRKLWGVVDKGFDEEDDDVQSLEDNVQKNAKALFLMQQALEERILIRISGTRVAKKAWDILKKEYQGCSKSSAAKLHSYRQEYENLRMKNGESVQDYISRVLTTAYHIQALGEELDEKAIVGKILRSLSLKFRHVVSSIIEANDLSILTVDELSRSLKGHEGRLDMESDQVEVKAFHIKGEGSSSNSTDNAGRGKGHGGFRGRGRGRRRGRGLRRRMLMLMVKKIRPTSNAIIVRSTATTNHSVGTRRV, from the coding sequence ATGGCTGGAAATACAGGGAACTCTTCCTCCTCCACTACCGCTCCTTATTTTAATGGTGAAGGTTACAACCTATGGAGCTTAAAAATGGAGACCTTACTCCTCTCAAGGAAGCTTTGGGGAGTAGTTGACAAAGgttttgatgaagaagatgatgatgttcAGAGTCTAGAAGACAATGTCCAAAAGAATGCCAAAGCACTATTTCTAATGCAACAGGCATTGGAAGAAAGAATCTTGATTAGGATTTCAGGAACAAGAGTGGCAAAGAAGGCATGGGACATTCTCAAAAAGGAGTATCAAGGATGTTCCAAAAGCTCAGCTGCAAAGCTTCATTCCTATCGACAGGAGTACGAGAATCTTCGGATGAAGAATGGGGAATCAGTGCAAGACTACATAAGCAGAGTATTAACTACTGCTTATCACATTCAAGCACTTGGTGAAGAACTTGATGAGAAGGCTATTGTTGGTAAGATCCTTCGTAGCCTCTCACTAAAGTTTCGTCACGTTGTTTCATCCATTATAGAAGCTAACGACCTTTCAATACTCACGGTCGACGAGCTCAGCAGATCTCTAAAAGGGCATGAAGGGAGACTTGACATGGAGTCTGACCAAGTAGAGGTGAAAGCCTTCCACATCAAAGGAGAAGGTTCTTCAAGTAACTCCACTGATAATGCAGGTAGAGGCAAAGGCCATGGAGGTTTCagaggaagagggagaggaagaagaagaggccGTGGTTTGAGAAGAAGGATGCTTATGTTGATGGTCAAAAAAATAAGGCCCACATCCAATGCTATAATTGTAAGAAGTACGGCCACTACAAATCACAGTGTTGGCACAAGGAGGGTGTAG